From a single Kryptolebias marmoratus isolate JLee-2015 linkage group LG6, ASM164957v2, whole genome shotgun sequence genomic region:
- the sf3b1 gene encoding splicing factor 3B subunit 1 isoform X1 has protein sequence MAKIAKTHEDIEAQILEIQGMKASLVENGEEGVGLDSTGFYDQEIYGGSDSRFAGYVTSIAANEQEEDDDVDTSTSLLGQKKPGYHAPVAILNAIPQSDEQYDPFAEHRPPKIAEREDEYKGRRRHMIISPERHDPFADGGKTPDPKLQVRSYVDVMMEQNLSKEEREIRQQLAEKAKSGDLKAINGAAAAQAAAQAAAKRKRRWDQTADQTPSNATPKKISSWDQADSTAETPGHTPAHTPSNSRWDETPGRPKGSETPGATPSTCMWDPTPSHTPAGAATPGRDTPGHATPGHGGATGSVRKNRWDETPKTERETPGHGSGWAETPRTDRGEESVGETPTPGASKRKSRWDETPASQMGSSTPLLTPGKTPLGTPAMNMATPTPGHLMSMTPEQLQAWRWEREIDERNRPLTDDELDAMFPEGYKVLPPPAGYVPIRTPARKLSATPTPIGGMTGFHMQAEDRTTKQMNDQPSGNLPFLKPDDIQYFDKLLVEVDESTLSPEEQKERKIMKLLLKIKNGTPPMRKAALRQITDKAREFGAGPLFNQILPLLMSPTLEDQERHLLVKVIDRILYKLDDLVRPYVHKILVVIEPLLIDEDYYARVEGREIISNLAKAAGLATMISTMRPDIDNMDEYVRNTTARAFAVVASALGIPSLLPFLKAVCKSKKSWQARHTGIKIVQQIAILMGCAILPHLRSLVEIIEHGLVDEQQKVRTISALAIAALAEAATPYGIESFDSVLKPLWKGIRQHRGKGLAAFLKAIGYLIPLMDAEYANYYTREVMLILIREFQSPDEEMKKIVLKVVKQCCGTDGVEANYIKTEILPPFFKHFWQHRMALDRRNYRQLVDTTVELANKVGAAEIISRIVDDLKDEAEQYRKMVMETIEKIMGNLGAADIDHKLEEQLIDGILYAFQEQTTEDSVMLNGFGTVVNALGKRVKPYLPQICGTVLWRLNNKSAKVRQQAADLISRTAVVMKTCQEEKLMGHLGVVLYEYLGEEYPEVLGSILGALKAIVNVIGMHKMTPPIKDLLPRLTPILKNRHEKVQENCIDLVGRIADRGAEYVSAREWMRICFELLELLKAHKKAIRRATVNTFGYIAKAIGPHDVLATLLNNLKVQERQNRVCTTVAIAIVAETCSPFTVLPALMNEYRVPELNVQNGVLKSLSFLFEYIGEMGKDYIYAVTPLLEDALMDRDLVHRQTASAVVQHMSLGVYGFGCEDSLNHLLNYVWPNVFETSPHVIQAVMGALEGLRVAIGPCRMLQYCLQGLFHPARKVRDVYWKIYNSIYIGSQDALIAHYPQVYNDEKNVYVRYELEYVL, from the exons ATGGCGAAGATCGCCAAAACGCACGAAG ATATTGAGGCCCAGATCCTGGAGATCCAGGGGATGAAGGCCTCCCTGGTGGAGAACGGCGAGGAGGGAGTGGGCCTGGACTCCACCGGGTTTTATGACCAGGAGATCTACGGGGGCAGCGACAGCCGTTTCGCTGGATATGTCACTTCTATTGCTGCCAACGAACAAGAGGAG GACGATGACGTGGACACGTCGACGAGCTTGTTGGGACAGAAGAAACCAGGCTATCACGCACCGGTAGCCATACTTAACGCCATTCCTCAGTCAGATGAGCAA TACGACCCGTTCGCAGAGCACCGTCCACCGAAGATCGCTGAGCGGGAGGATGAATACAAAGGCCGGCGCAGACATATGATCATCTCGCCCGAGCGTCACGACCCATTTGCAGATG GGGGCAAAACGCCGGACCCCAAGCTTCAGGTCAGGTCGTACGTGGACGTCATGATGGAGCAGAACCTGTCCAAAGAGGAG AGAGAGATTCGTCAGCAGTTGGCAGAAAAGGCGAAATCGGGAGACCTAAAAGCTATCAATGGGGCCGCTGCGGCTCAAGCTGCCGCCCAAGCTGCCGCAAAACGTAAGCGCCGTTGGGACCAGACAGCCGACCAAACCCCATCCAATGCCACCCCAAAAAAGATATCCAGCTGGGACCAAGCTGACTCCACTGCTGAG ACTCCAGGACACACTCCTGCACACACCCCCTCAAACAGCCGATGGGATGAAACCCCCGGCCGCCCTAAAGGCAGCGAGACCCCCGGAGCCACCCCCAGTACCTGTATGTGGGACCCCACTCCTAGCCACACACCTGCCGGTGCAGCCACCCCTGGCAGGGACACGCCTGGCCACGCCACGCCTGGCCACGGAGGGGCCACAGGAAGTGTTCGCAAGAACCGCTGGGACGAAACCCCCAAGACTGAGAGGGAGACTCCAGGACACGGCAGTGGCTGGGCCGAAACCCCGCGAacagacagaggagaggagtCTGTGGGCGAGACCCCGACCCCTGGAGCCAGTAAGAGGAAGTCTCGGTGGGATGAAACCCCTGCCAGTCAGATGGGGTCTTCAACGCCTCTGCTGACCCCAGGAAAAACTCCATTAGGAACACCAGCCATGAACATGGCCACACCAACCCCTG GACATCTGATGAGCATGACTCCAGAGCAGCtgcaggcctggaggtgggagAGGGAGATTGACGAGAGGAACCGGCCTCTTACAGATGACGAGCTTGACGCCATGTTCCCAGAAGGATACAAG GTCTTACCCCCTCCAGCCGGTTACGTTCCGATCCGTACCCCGGCCCGCAAGCTGTCGGCCACGCCCACACCCATCGGCGGCATGACTGGCTTCCACATGCAGGCAGAGGACCGCACCACCAAACAGATGAATGACCAGCCTTCAGGAAACCTCCCCTTTCTTAAACCTGATGACATCCAGTACTTTGACAAGCTTCTG GTCGAGGTGGACGAGTCAACGCTGAGCCCCGAGGAACAGAAGGAAAGGAAGATCATGAAGCTGCTACTGAAGATTAAAAATGGAACGCCACCAATGAGAAAG GCCGCTCTGCGTCAAATCACGGACAAAGCTCGTGAGTTCGGAGCGGGACCGCTCTTCAACCAGATCCTGCCGCTGCTGATGTCGCCcaccctcgaggaccaggagcgccacctgctggtcaaaGTCATCGACCGCATCCTCTACAAACTGGACGACCTGGTCCGGCCGTACGTGCACAAG ATTCTGGTGGTGATAGAACCGCTGCTCATCGATGAGGACTACTACGCTCGAGTTGAAGGCAGAGAGATCATCTCTAACTTGGCTAAG GCTGCTGGTTTGGCCACGATGATCTCCACAATGCGACCCGACATCGACAACATGGACGAGTACGTCAGAAACACGACGGCTCGAGCCTTCGCCGTGGTGGCCTCGGCCCTCGGCATCCCCTCCCTGCTGCCCTTCCTCAAAGCTGTGTGCAAAAGCAAGAAGTCGTGGCAAGCGCGGCATACGGGCATCAAGATCGTACAGCAGATCGCCATCCTGATGGGCTGCGCCATCCTGCCTCACCTGCGCAGTTTGGTGGAGATTATCGAACACG GTCTGGTGGACGAGCAGCAGAAGGTGAGGACCATCAGTGCTCTGGCCATCGCTGCCCTGGCCGAAGCTGCTACACCCTACGGCATAGAGTCCTTTGACTCGGTGCTGAAGCCGCTGTGGAAGGGCATCAGGCAGCACAGAGGAAAG GGTCTGGCTGCTTTCCTCAAAGCTATCGGCTACCTGATTCCACTGATGGACGCCGAGTACGCCAACTACTACACCAGAGAGGTGATGTTGATCCTCATCAGGGAGTTCCAGTCTCCCGACGAGGAGATGAAGAAGATCGTGCTCAAG GTGGTGAAACAGTGTTGTGGAACGGATGGCGTGGAAGCGAACTACATCAAAACTGAGATCCTGCCCCCGTTCTTCAAGCACTTCTGGCAGCACAGGATGGCTCTGGACAGACGCAACTACAGACAG ctggtGGACACCACAGTGGAGCTGGCCAACAAAGTGGGAGCAGCAGAGATCATTTCTCGCATCGTTGACGATCTAAAAGACGAGGCTGAGCAGTACAGGAAGATGGTGATGGAGACCATCGAAAAGATCATGGGGAACCTGGGTGCGGCCGACATCGACCACaagctggaggagcagctgatcGACGGCATCCTGTACGCTTTTCAGGAGCAGACCACAGAG GACTCCGTGATGCTGAACGGCTTCGGTACGGTCGTGAACGCCCTCGGGAAACGCGTGAAACCGTACCTGCCCCAGATCTGCGGCACGGTGCTGTGGCGTCTCAACAACAAGTCGGCCAAAGTCCGTCAGCAGGCAGCGGACCTCATCTCCCGCACGGCTGTGGTGATGAAGACCTGTCAGGAG GAGAAGCTGATGGGTCACTTGGGTGTGGTGCTGTACGAGTACCTGGGAGAGGAGTACCCTGAGGTGCTGGGCAGCATCCTGGGAGCACTGAAGGCCATCGTCAACGTGATTG GTATGCACAAGATGACTCCGCCGATCAAAGACCTGCTTCCTCGTTTAACACCCATCTTGAAAAACAGGCACGAGAAAGTTCAGGAGAACTGCATCGATCTGGTGGGCAGGATCGCAGACAG gGGGGCGGAATATGTGTCGGCCAGGGAGTGGATGAGGATTTGTTTTGAGCTGCTGGAGTTGCTCAAAGCTCACAAAAAGGCCATCCGCCGAGCCACAGTCAACACGTTTGGTTACATCGCCAAAGCCATTGG GCCTCACGACGTGTTGGCCACGCTGCTCAACAACCTGAAGGTCCAGGAGCGTCAGAACAGAGTGTGCACGACGGTGGCCATCGCCATCGTGGCGGAAACCTGCTCTCCGTTCACGGTGCTGCCGGCTCTGATGAACGAATACAGAGTGCCGGAGCTCAACGTGCAGAACGGTGTCCTCAAGTCCCTCTCCTTCCTGTTCGAGTACATCGGAGAGATGGGCAAGGACTACATCTACGCTGTCACGCCGCTGCTGGAGGATGCACTCATGGACAG GGACCTGGTCCACAGACAGACCGCCAGCGCTGTGGTCCAGCACATGTCTCTGGGCGTCTACGGCTTCGGCTGCGAGGACTCTCTGAACCACTTACTGAACTACGTGTGGCCCAACGTCTTCGAGACGTCGCCTCACGTCATCCAGGCGGTCATGGGCGCCCTGGAGGGGCTGAGGGTCGCCATCGGGCCCTGCCGCATGCTGCAGTACTGCTTACAG GGTCTGTTCCACCCAGCTCGGAAAGTGAGGGACGTCTACTGGAAGATCTACAACTCCATCTACATCGGCTCTCAGGACGCCCTGATCGCCCACTACCCGCAGGTCTACAATGATGAGAAAAACGTCTACGTCCGCTACGAGCTGGAGTACGTTCTGTAA
- the sf3b1 gene encoding splicing factor 3B subunit 1 isoform X2, with amino-acid sequence MMEQNLSKEEREIRQQLAEKAKSGDLKAINGAAAAQAAAQAAAKRKRRWDQTADQTPSNATPKKISSWDQADSTAETPGHTPAHTPSNSRWDETPGRPKGSETPGATPSTCMWDPTPSHTPAGAATPGRDTPGHATPGHGGATGSVRKNRWDETPKTERETPGHGSGWAETPRTDRGEESVGETPTPGASKRKSRWDETPASQMGSSTPLLTPGKTPLGTPAMNMATPTPGHLMSMTPEQLQAWRWEREIDERNRPLTDDELDAMFPEGYKVLPPPAGYVPIRTPARKLSATPTPIGGMTGFHMQAEDRTTKQMNDQPSGNLPFLKPDDIQYFDKLLVEVDESTLSPEEQKERKIMKLLLKIKNGTPPMRKAALRQITDKAREFGAGPLFNQILPLLMSPTLEDQERHLLVKVIDRILYKLDDLVRPYVHKILVVIEPLLIDEDYYARVEGREIISNLAKAAGLATMISTMRPDIDNMDEYVRNTTARAFAVVASALGIPSLLPFLKAVCKSKKSWQARHTGIKIVQQIAILMGCAILPHLRSLVEIIEHGLVDEQQKVRTISALAIAALAEAATPYGIESFDSVLKPLWKGIRQHRGKGLAAFLKAIGYLIPLMDAEYANYYTREVMLILIREFQSPDEEMKKIVLKVVKQCCGTDGVEANYIKTEILPPFFKHFWQHRMALDRRNYRQLVDTTVELANKVGAAEIISRIVDDLKDEAEQYRKMVMETIEKIMGNLGAADIDHKLEEQLIDGILYAFQEQTTEDSVMLNGFGTVVNALGKRVKPYLPQICGTVLWRLNNKSAKVRQQAADLISRTAVVMKTCQEEKLMGHLGVVLYEYLGEEYPEVLGSILGALKAIVNVIGMHKMTPPIKDLLPRLTPILKNRHEKVQENCIDLVGRIADRGAEYVSAREWMRICFELLELLKAHKKAIRRATVNTFGYIAKAIGPHDVLATLLNNLKVQERQNRVCTTVAIAIVAETCSPFTVLPALMNEYRVPELNVQNGVLKSLSFLFEYIGEMGKDYIYAVTPLLEDALMDRDLVHRQTASAVVQHMSLGVYGFGCEDSLNHLLNYVWPNVFETSPHVIQAVMGALEGLRVAIGPCRMLQYCLQGLFHPARKVRDVYWKIYNSIYIGSQDALIAHYPQVYNDEKNVYVRYELEYVL; translated from the exons ATGATGGAGCAGAACCTGTCCAAAGAGGAG AGAGAGATTCGTCAGCAGTTGGCAGAAAAGGCGAAATCGGGAGACCTAAAAGCTATCAATGGGGCCGCTGCGGCTCAAGCTGCCGCCCAAGCTGCCGCAAAACGTAAGCGCCGTTGGGACCAGACAGCCGACCAAACCCCATCCAATGCCACCCCAAAAAAGATATCCAGCTGGGACCAAGCTGACTCCACTGCTGAG ACTCCAGGACACACTCCTGCACACACCCCCTCAAACAGCCGATGGGATGAAACCCCCGGCCGCCCTAAAGGCAGCGAGACCCCCGGAGCCACCCCCAGTACCTGTATGTGGGACCCCACTCCTAGCCACACACCTGCCGGTGCAGCCACCCCTGGCAGGGACACGCCTGGCCACGCCACGCCTGGCCACGGAGGGGCCACAGGAAGTGTTCGCAAGAACCGCTGGGACGAAACCCCCAAGACTGAGAGGGAGACTCCAGGACACGGCAGTGGCTGGGCCGAAACCCCGCGAacagacagaggagaggagtCTGTGGGCGAGACCCCGACCCCTGGAGCCAGTAAGAGGAAGTCTCGGTGGGATGAAACCCCTGCCAGTCAGATGGGGTCTTCAACGCCTCTGCTGACCCCAGGAAAAACTCCATTAGGAACACCAGCCATGAACATGGCCACACCAACCCCTG GACATCTGATGAGCATGACTCCAGAGCAGCtgcaggcctggaggtgggagAGGGAGATTGACGAGAGGAACCGGCCTCTTACAGATGACGAGCTTGACGCCATGTTCCCAGAAGGATACAAG GTCTTACCCCCTCCAGCCGGTTACGTTCCGATCCGTACCCCGGCCCGCAAGCTGTCGGCCACGCCCACACCCATCGGCGGCATGACTGGCTTCCACATGCAGGCAGAGGACCGCACCACCAAACAGATGAATGACCAGCCTTCAGGAAACCTCCCCTTTCTTAAACCTGATGACATCCAGTACTTTGACAAGCTTCTG GTCGAGGTGGACGAGTCAACGCTGAGCCCCGAGGAACAGAAGGAAAGGAAGATCATGAAGCTGCTACTGAAGATTAAAAATGGAACGCCACCAATGAGAAAG GCCGCTCTGCGTCAAATCACGGACAAAGCTCGTGAGTTCGGAGCGGGACCGCTCTTCAACCAGATCCTGCCGCTGCTGATGTCGCCcaccctcgaggaccaggagcgccacctgctggtcaaaGTCATCGACCGCATCCTCTACAAACTGGACGACCTGGTCCGGCCGTACGTGCACAAG ATTCTGGTGGTGATAGAACCGCTGCTCATCGATGAGGACTACTACGCTCGAGTTGAAGGCAGAGAGATCATCTCTAACTTGGCTAAG GCTGCTGGTTTGGCCACGATGATCTCCACAATGCGACCCGACATCGACAACATGGACGAGTACGTCAGAAACACGACGGCTCGAGCCTTCGCCGTGGTGGCCTCGGCCCTCGGCATCCCCTCCCTGCTGCCCTTCCTCAAAGCTGTGTGCAAAAGCAAGAAGTCGTGGCAAGCGCGGCATACGGGCATCAAGATCGTACAGCAGATCGCCATCCTGATGGGCTGCGCCATCCTGCCTCACCTGCGCAGTTTGGTGGAGATTATCGAACACG GTCTGGTGGACGAGCAGCAGAAGGTGAGGACCATCAGTGCTCTGGCCATCGCTGCCCTGGCCGAAGCTGCTACACCCTACGGCATAGAGTCCTTTGACTCGGTGCTGAAGCCGCTGTGGAAGGGCATCAGGCAGCACAGAGGAAAG GGTCTGGCTGCTTTCCTCAAAGCTATCGGCTACCTGATTCCACTGATGGACGCCGAGTACGCCAACTACTACACCAGAGAGGTGATGTTGATCCTCATCAGGGAGTTCCAGTCTCCCGACGAGGAGATGAAGAAGATCGTGCTCAAG GTGGTGAAACAGTGTTGTGGAACGGATGGCGTGGAAGCGAACTACATCAAAACTGAGATCCTGCCCCCGTTCTTCAAGCACTTCTGGCAGCACAGGATGGCTCTGGACAGACGCAACTACAGACAG ctggtGGACACCACAGTGGAGCTGGCCAACAAAGTGGGAGCAGCAGAGATCATTTCTCGCATCGTTGACGATCTAAAAGACGAGGCTGAGCAGTACAGGAAGATGGTGATGGAGACCATCGAAAAGATCATGGGGAACCTGGGTGCGGCCGACATCGACCACaagctggaggagcagctgatcGACGGCATCCTGTACGCTTTTCAGGAGCAGACCACAGAG GACTCCGTGATGCTGAACGGCTTCGGTACGGTCGTGAACGCCCTCGGGAAACGCGTGAAACCGTACCTGCCCCAGATCTGCGGCACGGTGCTGTGGCGTCTCAACAACAAGTCGGCCAAAGTCCGTCAGCAGGCAGCGGACCTCATCTCCCGCACGGCTGTGGTGATGAAGACCTGTCAGGAG GAGAAGCTGATGGGTCACTTGGGTGTGGTGCTGTACGAGTACCTGGGAGAGGAGTACCCTGAGGTGCTGGGCAGCATCCTGGGAGCACTGAAGGCCATCGTCAACGTGATTG GTATGCACAAGATGACTCCGCCGATCAAAGACCTGCTTCCTCGTTTAACACCCATCTTGAAAAACAGGCACGAGAAAGTTCAGGAGAACTGCATCGATCTGGTGGGCAGGATCGCAGACAG gGGGGCGGAATATGTGTCGGCCAGGGAGTGGATGAGGATTTGTTTTGAGCTGCTGGAGTTGCTCAAAGCTCACAAAAAGGCCATCCGCCGAGCCACAGTCAACACGTTTGGTTACATCGCCAAAGCCATTGG GCCTCACGACGTGTTGGCCACGCTGCTCAACAACCTGAAGGTCCAGGAGCGTCAGAACAGAGTGTGCACGACGGTGGCCATCGCCATCGTGGCGGAAACCTGCTCTCCGTTCACGGTGCTGCCGGCTCTGATGAACGAATACAGAGTGCCGGAGCTCAACGTGCAGAACGGTGTCCTCAAGTCCCTCTCCTTCCTGTTCGAGTACATCGGAGAGATGGGCAAGGACTACATCTACGCTGTCACGCCGCTGCTGGAGGATGCACTCATGGACAG GGACCTGGTCCACAGACAGACCGCCAGCGCTGTGGTCCAGCACATGTCTCTGGGCGTCTACGGCTTCGGCTGCGAGGACTCTCTGAACCACTTACTGAACTACGTGTGGCCCAACGTCTTCGAGACGTCGCCTCACGTCATCCAGGCGGTCATGGGCGCCCTGGAGGGGCTGAGGGTCGCCATCGGGCCCTGCCGCATGCTGCAGTACTGCTTACAG GGTCTGTTCCACCCAGCTCGGAAAGTGAGGGACGTCTACTGGAAGATCTACAACTCCATCTACATCGGCTCTCAGGACGCCCTGATCGCCCACTACCCGCAGGTCTACAATGATGAGAAAAACGTCTACGTCCGCTACGAGCTGGAGTACGTTCTGTAA